The genomic DNA atttctttcatcacattctcagtgggtcagaagtttacatacactcaatttgaatttggtagcattgcctttaaattgtttaacttgggtcaaacatttcaggtagccttccacaagcttaccacaataagttgggtgaattttggcccattcctcctgacagagctggtgtaactgagtcaggtttgtaggcctcctagctcgcacacaattttagttctgcccacaaattttctataggatttaggtcagggctttgtgatggccactccaataccttgattttgttgtccttaaaccgttttgccacaactttggaaatatgcttggggtcattgtccatttggaagacccctttgcgaccaagctttaacttcctgactgatgtcttgagatgttgcttcaatatatccacggtattttcctccctcatgatgccacctattttgtgaagtgcaccagtccctcctgcagcaaaacacccccacaacatgatgctgccacccccgtgcttcacggttgggatggtgttcttcggcttgcaagcctcccctgtttcctccaaacataacgatggtcattatggccaaacagttctattttctttcatcagaccagaggacatttctccaaaaagtacgatctttgtccccatgtgcagttgcaaaccatagttttCTCTAAGCTGTAGCAACTTAaagtttattttattgtattcacAACCGCctgacatttttattttggtaaaataaatattttgtgtgttaaatgtgtttccactgGCATTATTGTGTATAATCTTAACAACACAATTCCTGTTATTTTATAAAGGTAAATGTCTACAAGGGTTTTTTATGAtggtgtttgtatttatttatctttttacCGCTATGGGGCAGTAATTTCCTTAGCGCAACTGTACGAAATAAGGTACTGTGGTCTTTGATTGTACCAAGGATGTTttactaaaccaagatagacgaCAGCCGACCCGATGGGAACAAAATTAGtctagtgggcagaacaagcaaggtgggcagagccaagcacgaactagcaagatcctattggcgcgttgtagcatcatctgcatatttccgtttaGGGAACGCTTACTTTATGAAGTGCgcttgtgcaataactcaattcgcatttgcactcctaaacatcgcgattttttaaaacttttgcaAAGAGTAAAGTCTACCAAACTTAGTCCACTCTTTTCATTACATATTCTAGTTtagggaacagaaaactgtattgagatcaaatgtttaatcgatgagaaaattgcAGAACGTCGGCCAAAATtaatctcgttccatcttctcccactgcctgccagtgggcttcctctcactatcAGTTTTTACCAgttttggtagtgagtggaaacgccaagcagaCGCTTCACGTTTATACATCCGCTAAAATATCTGtatcattgttctatctgtgattgTACTGCATGTCTGTGTCCGTCGTCAAAGACCAGTCGTCACTAGTTAAAACAGCTACAATAAttaaaccccgcccatttctacaatttattttgttattaaaaTCGGATTTAAAACCCAACCACAATACTAACCGTATACCTTACCCtagccttaaattaagaccaaaaaactaaaatgttgtAGACAATTTTGACTCTGTGGCATCTGACTTTGTGGTTGTGTTACCTAGTGTGGAAACCAGCTACGTAACATCTTTAAATCATCTCACTTGTTTTAGTGGATTGATTGATATTAGCTCGATCGTAGGCTAAATCTACCGAAATGGGgaagagggacaatagagtggtGAGTAATGTGTTAAATAATCCCAGTTGTGTGGATATTTAGCTTTTTACGATTAATGGTATGCATGAAAACAAACGTGTTGGCTATAGCTAAAAGCGGGCACTGAAAAAAATGTTAGCTAGGCCATCTAAGCTAGTTATTGTAGCTAAGTGCGCAGGCAAATTGAATTTCATTTAAACTAGCCATATCAAAGATGCACAAATTGTAGTTATTTTAACATACGCTATGTTTATCGAACGaatatagctaactagctaggaaAACTAACCTGGCAGATACAGAATAACAAGTTAGCAGGTAGCTAACAAGAAGGACCGATATCCGTGCCAGAAGAATTAAACGTATCTATTTAGGTCGAAATATCAGTGTAGGTTTATAATAATATAGGTAGATGGCTAACGCATCCTGTCTGTTAACATAATCCAAAGAACGCGGACGAAAAAACGAATGTTACAGTAGCTCGCTCAACCTGCCAACTAGGCTCGAGTTCATCAGTTAGCTATCTGCTACCAATTTACTGTATGAAtttgtaaacatgtatttttacggGAAGGCCATAGAGTTGTCATTGACCGCCTTGGACTTGTTTGATCCTAATAAAAGTTACTGATCGTACCAAGCTAATAAAAAGTATGGTTCGTTCGTAAATCTACTCCGATTTTCACAGCACTTTTAGTTTGAGTGCCAGAGGCCGCGGAATAATTGAGATATTTACAAACGCCATTAACTTTGTTATGACCGGTGTAAGTAAACTTCGGCAAAAGAAACTGAACAAAATTGTTGCCATAAATTTGTCACTAACCCTCATGATAACATTAAAGCactctaaccagctctgctagggcgagtaacaTTTTCAGTAAGGTGTTATTtcatttgtctggaagtagctagcaaactagccaactttggccagttagcttgggtgcttgactgccgttgatcagaacgctcagatcaaccctactcctcgggcagagcgtccagtgtgcacggTGAACGCACTCTGGGACTCCACAgttaatttacgaacgcaccctttcCAATTCCTGTCTAGCTAGTGTTATTGTCAGCCAGGAACACACAGAATGTTGATCTGCTGTTTGTTTGGCAAGGTGTGTTTTGGGGATGGTAGCCAGATGTCAATGTTGAGGTGTCTGGTCTGACTGCCTCCCTTTTTTTGTTTTCAGTCTTATGTGAACCCAATAGCTGCATCACGTGCCAATGGACCCGCACCCAATGCAGGACCCTCTATCCAGGATTACCTGAGCAGACCACGGCCAACATGGTAAGCATTAAGATGACACATAGGCGTTGTGCCTGAAAAGCTTAGGTTATACAGGTTATACAACTGGCAAGTTGATCATCTGTCACTAATATTGCTGAAGAGTGTCCACGGGTAAATGGTGGATCCCTATTACCTTCTATGTGTGTAAATCTGGGTGATAAAGCATTGCTTTCTTATAATACTAGGCTACACAGTGTGAAATGCTCCCTGCAAATCACAAGAAGTTGTGGCCATGCCCTTGAATGTTTGGGCCTACGCCTCCGTcaccatttaatttttttaaattcttatttcacctttatttaaccaggtaggctagttgagaacaagttctcatttgcaactgcgacctggccaagataaagcatagcaattcgatacatacaacaacacagagttacacatggaataaacaaaacatacagctctttcagaacatcagctatctggatttgggtgaaggagaaatggtgggggctttggcgggttgctgtggagggtgccgggcagttgaccggggtaggggtagtcaggtggaaagcatggccagccgtagagaaatgcttattgaaattctcaattatagtggatttatcagtggtaacaatgtttcctagcctcagagcagtgggcagctgggaggaggtgctcttattctccatggactttagtgtccaagaactttttggagtttgtactactggatgcaaatttctgtttgaaaaagctagccttagctttcctaactgcctgtgtatatttgttcctaacttccctgaaaagttgcatatcacgggggctattcgatgctaatgcagaacgccacaggatgtttttgtgctggtgaagggcagacaggtctggagtgaaccaaggactatctATTCcgagttctacattttttgaatggggcatgcttatttaagatgttgaggaaggcacttttaaagaataaccaggcatcctctactgacggaatgaggtcaatgtcattccaggatacaccggccaggtcgattagaaaggcctgcctgcagaagtgttttagggagcgtttcacagtgatgaggggtggtcgtttggtcgcagacccattacggatgcaggcaatgaggcagtgatcgctgagatcttgattgaaaatagtagaggtgtatttggagggcgagtttgTTAGGAtcatatctatgagggtgcccgtgtttacggatttggggttgtacctggtaggttcattgatactttgtgtgagattgagggcatcaagcttagattgtaggatggccggggtgttaagcatgtcccagtttaggtcacctagtagcatgagctcagaagatagatggggggcaatcaattcacatatggtgtcgagggcacagctgggagcagagggtggtctatagcaagcagcaacagtgatagacttgtttctggaaaggtgaatttttagaagtagaagctcgaattttggggtacagacctggatagtaagacagaactctgcaggctatctctgcagtagattgcaacactgccccctttggcagttctatcttggcgggaaatagttagggatggagatttcaggggttttggtggttttcctaagccaggattcagacacggctgagacatccgggttggcagagtgtgctaaagcagtgagtaaaacaaacttagggagtatgcttctaatgttaacatgcatgaaaccaaggctttgatggttacagaagtcaataaatgagagcacctggggagtgggagtggagctaggcactgcaggacctggattaacctctacatcaccagttgagaagtaggataagggtacggctaaaggctatatgaactggccgtctagcacgttcggaacagagagtaaaaggagcaggtttctgggaacgatagcatagattcaagacatagtgtacagacaaaggtaaggtaggatgtgagtacattggaggtaaacctaggcattgagtaatgagagagatatagtctctagagccgtttaaaccaggtgatgtcatcgcatatgtaggcggtggaacaacatggttggttaaggcatattgagcagggctagaggctctacagtaaaataagacagtaatcactaaccaggacagtaatggacgaggcatattgatattagagagagacatgcgtagccaagtgaacatatgggtccagtgagtggtttgggctgactggggacacggcgattcagacagttagcaggccggtgcAAACAAGCTAGTAGTTAGTAGGCCGGTGCTAATAGTTAGTAGAccggggcaagcaagctagcagttagtagaccgggggcaagcaagctagcagttagcagaccagggcaagcaagctagcagttagcagaccggggcaagcaAGCTACAGTTAGCAGACGGGgcagcaagctagcagttagcagaccgggcaagcaagctagcagttagcagaccggggcaagcaagctagtagttagcagaccggggcaagcaagctagcagaCGGGGTAAGCAAgcagcagttagcagaccggggctagcaagttagcagaagtgcctttgggggacgtcgcgatggaggtaagtctgtttttgcctctttgtGCGGTGACGtcgtggattagtagggttccaagtagctctaggtagctagcaggccgcggttagcagaatgggccttcagcggaaGGCCATCAGTTGTGATCCATTGTTGAGTGATGATGATTTTTCTTCTGTCATCAGGGAAGAGGTGAAGGAGATCATAGACAGGAAGAAGAAAGGCTCCAGAGCCCTGGCGGACTTTGAGGACCAAATGAACGAGGTATTGTTAAAATGTGTGTTCTTTATTTGACTGTTATTATACTGTACAAATTCAGTGTTTTTATATTTAGCTTACATAAAACATCGCTATTTGCTTTTTATAGAATTGGAAGAAGGAGCTGACGAAGAACAGAGAGAAGTTACTGGGTGGCGTTGACAAAgacaaggagaaagaggagaagaaagaggtaTGCTTCCAGTTCCATCCATGTTTAACATTTGAATACAACCATTTTGTTTTACTGTATCTACTTCTCACACCACATCTTTGTTTTGTGtttagaaaaagaagagagagaaaggaaggaaagaaaaaggaaagaaatcCAACAGGGTGAGGAAAGCTGTCTTCAATGTTTTGTTGAAGACTGGTGGTAGACATACTGCGGTAGTGTTATCTGCCCTTTAAAAATGGAAGCGTTCCACTAATATATTTTTATGTCAGCTACTGTCTTCAAATCTAATGAGCTCTGCTTTCATTGTGTTTGGTCAAGcattcctctccttcatcctcctcatcaaGTTCTGATTCCTCTAGCAGCTCTTCCTCAGACTCTGAAGACGAGGTATGTACCATAGTAGTTAGTGACAAGTCTGTCAGCTTGTCCTACCGTTTACCCTATGTCACCCTATGGGCACCATAGAAAGAAATATCATTACGTCTAATTAATTATATATGGTGGGCACAAAGAGCTGTGTGAAGTACTGTGAATTAAATGTCCTGGAACTATTTTGATTTGGTTGGTTAATGAATATTGAGAAACATTATTGTCCTACTGCAATGTTTTTATCTGATGTCTGTGTGGTCAGAATGAAAAGAGCGCCAAAAGGAAAAAGAAGCGGTCCTCCAAGAAAGCATCGGATGTCTCTACTGTAGAATTGGAGCCCGGCGGCAAGGTTAGTTTGATATGGAGAATATTCCACCTTTTTCATTACGTAATGAAATAAGTCATTTTAGTTTCAGACATTTCTGCACTCTTAAATGTGTTTGAATCCCATCCATCTAGATACTTCTGGTCTAGGccttatgttttggttggtctgCACTATTCAACATTCACTTCTCAACGTTCCATCTTTATCTTAGCCCTCACCGTCATTGTGTTTGTTCAGCCATTGTTTGATTTCTGTTCATTCATTTGCAATCTTTAACTTTTTTGTTATGTGATTTCTTCACTAAATCTAAATGTTTTTATATGCAAAAAAGGTCTCCTTCCCTCATTTTGTTTCTCCTAGAAGATGAAGACAAAATATGAGcaagaaaaggaaaaacaacatTTATGTGGCTTTTAGTCCTTCTATTTTGTGTATTTCTGCCTGAATGGGTGTTTGAACATGCTGAGCTGTAAATGAACTTGCCGGGCTGCAGGGAACTGAGGCCTGTAAATGTTTGCCCTTCAGGGTGAGAAGAGCCGCCGGAAGAAGAGGAAAGCTGAGCGTAGCCGTAAAGACTCCTCCTCAGAGTTGTCCGCTGACTCCGACATGGAGGTTGTAAGTGTTTTTACTCTGTTCATTTGCCATGtttaatgaaaatgtgttatgtaTTGATTTAAATGACTGCTTATATGATTTAAATCCATTTGCTCCAGGGCATACTGTAGGTCATCTGTAGTTGCGGGAACTGTTTTGTATCCTATATCATTGTGAAATACTATACTTTGCGATTGGATGTTGGGAAGCTGTCACTGGAATTTCCCAGCCATTGTGGTTTTGTAAATTTTTGCAATCTCCTGTAGGTTGAAcccaagaagaggaagagaagtagtgaagagaaggagaaagacaaaATGACAGCAGTAGGTGATTTAAGTCAGTCAAGCATACAGTAACCACAGGACGATGACGGCCACTGCCTTTTATTTTTGCCAGACAATGTTTACTGGTGCGGTGTCCGGCATGTCAGAAATGGTGactaaattatgtaaaaaatatatgatatctcagcaaaaaaagaaacatcctctcactgtcaactgctttgATTGTCAATaactttcttttttaaattaatttatttttttacacctttgttctcaccaatttcgtggtatccaattcgtagaagttagtcttgtctcatcgctgcaactcccatacggactcgggagaggagaaggtcgagagccatgcgtcctctgaaacacaacccaaccaagccgcactgcttcttgacacaatgcccggaagccagctgcaccaatgtgtcggaggaaacaccgtacacctggcgacctggtcagcgtgcactgcgcccgacccgccacaggagtcgctagttcgcgatgagacaaggatatccctgccggccaaatcctccctaacccggacgactctaggccaattgtgtgccgccccatgggcctcccggtcacggccggctgcgacagagcctgggctcaaacccagaatctctggtggcacagctaccctagaccactgcgccacccggaggcccattttcagcaaacttaacatgtatgaacataacaagattcaacaactgagacataaactgaacaaattccatagacatgtgactaacagaaattgagtaatgtgtccctgaacaacgggggtcaaaatcaaaagttagacagtgtctggtgtggccaccagctgcatgaagtactgcagtgcatctcctcttcatggactgcaccagtcATGGACTACTTGTCTCATCATCCTCtggtgactccttgtggcgggccggggcacctgcaggctgacttcggtagtCAGTTGAATAGTGTTTCCTCCAAAACTttggtgcttctgggttaagcgagcggtttggcgggtcatgttttggaggatgcatgacttgacctttgcctctcctgagccggttggggagttgcagcaatgaagcAAGATCGTAATCATAAAAAatggggtttaaaaaaaaaaggtacaacATTtgtaatgtattacattttgacatGTAATACAAAACTGCctgataaatatatttttctgcaCAGATTGTATATAAGAACAGAATGGAAGCCTAACACTTCCCTGTCTAACTGTTGTAAATGTTAACAGGACAAATcaaagaagaagaggaaaaagaAGCACAAGAAACAcaaaggaagaagaaaaaaacatctgACGCAGAGTTAGACTAGCGGTGTGGCTCTGTCCACTAGTAGAGAGCTTCTGCCTTCCAACTACCAACAACTCCCACCTGGGCTGCCCCCATGACTGGGGTAGTTGGTGCACTATGGGAAC from Salvelinus sp. IW2-2015 linkage group LG31, ASM291031v2, whole genome shotgun sequence includes the following:
- the LOC111956104 gene encoding protein FAM133 isoform X3, with product MGKRDNRVSYVNPIAASRANGPAPNAGPSIQDYLSRPRPTWEEVKEIIDRKKKGSRALADFEDQMNENWKKELTKNREKLLGGVDKDKEKEEKKEKKKREKGRKEKGKKSNRHSSPSSSSSSSDSSSSSSSDSEDENEKSAKRKKKRSSKKASDVSTVELEPGGKGEKSRRKKRKAERSRKDSSSELSADSDMEVVEPKKRKRSSEEKEKDKMTADKSKKKRKKKHKKHKGRRKKHLTQS
- the LOC111956104 gene encoding protein FAM133 isoform X1, which codes for MGKRDNRVSYVNPIAASRANGPAPNAGPSIQDYLSRPRPTWEEVKEIIDRKKKGSRALADFEDQMNENWKKELTKNREKLLGGVDKDKEKEEKKEKKKREKGRKEKGKKSNRHSSPSSSSSSSDSSSSSSSDSEDENEKSAKRKKKRSSKKASDVSTVELEPGGKGEKSRRKKRKAERSRKDSSSELSADSDMEVVEPKKRKRSSEEKEKDKMTAVGQIKEEEEKEAQETQRKKKKTSDAELD
- the LOC111956104 gene encoding protein FAM133 isoform X2, whose product is MGKRDNRVSYVNPIAASRANGPAPNAGPSIQDYLSRPRPTWEEVKEIIDRKKKGSRALADFEDQMNENWKKELTKNREKLLGGVDKDKEKEEKKEKKKREKGRKEKGKKSNRHSSPSSSSSSSDSSSSSSSDSEDENEKSAKRKKKRSSKKASDVSTVELEPGGKGEKSRRKKRKAERSRKDSSSELSADSDMEVEPKKRKRSSEEKEKDKMTAVGQIKEEEEKEAQETQRKKKKTSDAELD
- the LOC111956104 gene encoding protein FAM133 isoform X4, coding for MGKRDNRVSYVNPIAASRANGPAPNAGPSIQDYLSRPRPTWEEVKEIIDRKKKGSRALADFEDQMNENWKKELTKNREKLLGGVDKDKEKEEKKEKKKREKGRKEKGKKSNRHSSPSSSSSSSDSSSSSSSDSEDENEKSAKRKKKRSSKKASDVSTVELEPGGKGEKSRRKKRKAERSRKDSSSELSADSDMEVEPKKRKRSSEEKEKDKMTADKSKKKRKKKHKKHKGRRKKHLTQS